The following proteins are co-located in the Moraxella nasovis genome:
- a CDS encoding aminotransferase class I/II-fold pyridoxal phosphate-dependent enzyme yields the protein MDKDIMNGEQGIRLKKLRKQAGLSAEQLAKLLSESGTPVSRGAIANWECGKNGIAHNKLPILARLLNTTEAYLLGYEAKVNQSPTNQSPTINYTPQKTKTKMDQAMSTSDKSTIKPLTKSTKLSNVCYDIRGELLQTANRMEAEGYRILKLNIGNPEPFGLLPPNEIVRDVAMHLGESSGYSDSRGVFSARKAILQYYQAKGLLTATDVNDVFIGNGVSELIVMTMQAMLNDGDEVLIPMPDYPLWTAATNLAGGTAVHYRCVEENDWQPDLADIEQKITPRTKAIVVINPNNPTGALYSEDMLYAITDLAEKYGLVVMADEIYDRILYDGAIHKPLCTISDKVLVLTFNGLSKSHRIAGYRSGWLMISGKKDHAADFIEGLVMLASMRLCANVPAQHAIQTAMGGYQSMQDLTAPTGRLCKQRDLAVSRLNAIKGISCTVPKGAFYCFAKIDRNVYPIDNDMQFMMDLLLEEQVLIVQGTGFNWDLPDHFRIVFLPNLIDLADAMDRLDRFFAKKRREFGTD from the coding sequence ATGGATAAAGATATTATGAATGGTGAGCAAGGCATTCGTCTCAAAAAACTCCGTAAACAAGCAGGATTATCTGCCGAACAGCTTGCCAAGCTCTTAAGTGAGAGTGGTACGCCTGTAAGCCGTGGTGCTATTGCAAACTGGGAATGCGGCAAAAATGGCATTGCCCATAATAAGCTGCCCATCCTTGCTCGTTTACTAAACACCACCGAAGCTTATTTATTGGGTTATGAAGCAAAGGTTAATCAATCACCAACCAATCAATCACCCACTATAAATTATACACCCCAAAAGACGAAAACCAAGATGGATCAAGCCATGTCAACTTCTGATAAATCCACCATAAAGCCTTTGACTAAATCAACAAAACTATCCAACGTTTGTTATGATATTCGTGGCGAACTATTACAAACTGCCAATCGTATGGAAGCAGAAGGGTACCGAATTTTAAAGCTAAATATCGGTAATCCAGAGCCTTTTGGTTTGTTACCACCAAACGAGATTGTGCGTGATGTGGCAATGCACCTTGGAGAGTCTAGCGGATATTCGGACTCTCGTGGGGTTTTCTCCGCTCGCAAGGCAATTTTACAGTACTATCAAGCTAAGGGGCTGCTGACCGCCACAGATGTCAATGATGTATTCATCGGTAATGGCGTAAGCGAGCTTATCGTAATGACCATGCAGGCAATGCTAAACGATGGTGATGAAGTGTTAATCCCCATGCCAGATTATCCATTATGGACGGCAGCAACAAATTTAGCAGGCGGAACTGCTGTGCATTATCGCTGTGTCGAAGAGAACGACTGGCAGCCAGACTTAGCTGACATAGAACAAAAAATCACGCCACGCACTAAGGCAATCGTTGTTATTAACCCAAACAACCCAACAGGGGCATTATATTCTGAAGATATGCTTTATGCTATTACCGACTTGGCAGAAAAATACGGCTTAGTGGTGATGGCAGATGAGATTTATGATCGTATTTTATATGACGGTGCGATACATAAGCCGCTGTGCACCATCTCAGACAAGGTACTGGTGCTGACGTTTAATGGGCTTTCTAAGTCGCATCGTATCGCAGGCTATCGCTCTGGTTGGCTGATGATCTCTGGTAAAAAAGACCATGCCGCTGATTTCATCGAAGGTTTAGTCATGTTAGCAAGCATGCGACTGTGTGCTAATGTGCCAGCTCAGCACGCCATTCAGACGGCAATGGGTGGTTACCAGTCAATGCAAGATCTAACAGCACCGACAGGTAGACTCTGTAAGCAAAGAGACTTGGCGGTCAGCCGCCTAAATGCCATCAAAGGCATAAGCTGCACTGTACCTAAGGGTGCGTTTTACTGCTTTGCTAAGATTGATCGTAATGTATATCCCATTGACAATGATATGCAGTTTATGATGGATTTATTGCTTGAAGAGCAGGTGTTAATCGTGCAAGGCACAGGGTTCAACTGGGATTTGCCCGATCATTTTAGAATTGTGTTCTTGCCGAATCTTATTGATTTAGCAGATGCGATGGACAGGTTGGATCGGTTTTTTGCTAAGAAACGACGTGAGTTTGGTACTGACTAA
- a CDS encoding acetyl-CoA hydrolase/transferase family protein: MSIDRIRHAGLRDKVMSAEQAAEFVKDNMLVGMTGFTGAGYPKAIPTAIANKAKDEHAKGNSFGIRMVTGASTAPECDGVLAEANAIKFRSPFQSDPTLRNNINAGNTQYQDMHLSHVEQQMRQGFYGDVDLAIVEASGITEDGKIIPAMGIGHAAEAIRAAKKVIIEVNASQNAGLEGMHDVYTDVGLPPHRKPIPIIGSFDRIGTPYLECDLDKIEAIVLTDANDRNSKFAEPDDVSKRIAAQIIDFLDHEVKAGRLPKSLLPLQSGVGNVANAVLAGLLDAPFDDLTGYTEVLQDGMLDLIIAGKMKTASATALSFSPDALQRFNDNIEFLRDKIILRPMELTNNPEVVRRLGVIGINAMIEADIYGNVNSTHIMGTKMMNGIGGSGDFTRNGFFSMFVSPSTAKGGAISAIVPMVSHHDHTEHDVMFVITEQGMADLRGKSPTERAKLIINNCSHPDYRDMLQDYYDRASHAGGLHTPHILLEALSWHQRFVETGDMRIK, translated from the coding sequence ATGAGTATTGACCGTATTCGCCACGCAGGTTTGCGTGATAAGGTTATGAGTGCTGAGCAAGCAGCTGAGTTTGTCAAAGATAATATGCTTGTGGGTATGACAGGCTTTACAGGAGCAGGCTATCCAAAAGCTATCCCTACCGCCATTGCTAATAAGGCTAAAGATGAACACGCTAAGGGTAATAGCTTTGGTATTCGCATGGTAACAGGTGCATCTACTGCTCCTGAGTGTGATGGTGTGCTAGCTGAAGCGAATGCGATTAAATTTCGCTCACCGTTCCAATCTGACCCAACTTTACGTAATAACATCAATGCAGGCAACACCCAGTACCAAGACATGCACCTATCGCATGTAGAGCAGCAAATGCGTCAAGGCTTTTATGGTGATGTGGATCTAGCTATCGTAGAGGCGTCAGGCATTACCGAAGACGGTAAGATTATCCCTGCTATGGGTATCGGACACGCTGCCGAAGCCATCAGAGCTGCTAAGAAAGTTATCATTGAAGTCAATGCCAGTCAGAATGCAGGGCTTGAGGGTATGCACGATGTCTATACTGACGTAGGTCTGCCACCGCATCGTAAGCCCATTCCAATCATCGGTTCATTTGACCGTATCGGCACGCCTTACCTTGAGTGTGATTTAGATAAGATCGAAGCGATTGTACTAACTGATGCTAATGACCGTAATTCTAAGTTTGCTGAGCCTGATGATGTGTCTAAGCGTATCGCTGCTCAAATTATTGATTTTCTTGATCATGAAGTAAAAGCAGGGCGTTTACCAAAAAGCCTATTACCGCTACAATCAGGTGTAGGTAATGTTGCCAATGCTGTGTTGGCAGGCCTGCTTGATGCACCGTTTGATGATTTGACAGGTTATACCGAAGTATTGCAAGATGGTATGCTTGATCTAATTATCGCAGGTAAGATGAAGACTGCATCGGCGACCGCCTTATCATTTAGCCCAGATGCATTGCAACGCTTTAACGACAATATTGAGTTTTTGCGTGATAAAATTATCTTACGCCCAATGGAGTTAACCAATAACCCAGAAGTGGTACGCCGTCTGGGAGTTATCGGCATTAATGCTATGATTGAGGCAGACATCTACGGTAATGTGAACTCAACGCACATCATGGGTACTAAGATGATGAACGGTATCGGTGGCTCAGGCGACTTTACTCGTAATGGCTTCTTCTCGATGTTTGTTAGCCCATCGACCGCTAAAGGCGGTGCGATTTCAGCTATCGTGCCGATGGTATCACACCATGACCACACCGAGCATGATGTAATGTTTGTCATTACCGAACAAGGTATGGCGGACTTGCGTGGTAAATCACCAACAGAACGTGCCAAGCTTATCATTAATAACTGCTCGCACCCTGATTATCGTGATATGCTGCAAGACTACTATGACCGTGCTTCTCACGCAGGTGGACTACACACTCCGCATATCCTGCTAGAAGCACTATCATGGCACCAACGTTTTGTAGAAACAGGTGATATGCGTATTAAATAG
- the prfB gene encoding peptide chain release factor 2 (programmed frameshift) yields MEIAPYQEQIKDLHARGKELWGYLDVDGKKERLEEVNLELENPELWNDPDKATKISKEKSVLDGVISVIEGLDASLEDAAAMLELAVEADDESLLSDVQAELDAATAKVEDLEFKRMFSGEMDANNCYLDIQAGSGGTEAQDWSEMLLRMYLRWAESKGFKADVVEISDGSVAGIKSATIAIKGDYAFGWLRTEIGVHRLVRKSPFDSNNGRHTSFAAVFVSPEIDDNVQIDINPSDLRVDTYRSSGAGGQHVNTTDSAVRITHIPTNTVVACQNERSQIKNRETAMKMLRAKLYELEMQKRMEKQQALEDSKSDIGWGSQIRSYVLDDARIKDLRTGVETSNTQAVLDGDLDKFIEASLKAGL; encoded by the exons ATGGAAATCGCCCCATATCAAGAACAAATCAAAGACCTACACGCTCGTGGCAAAGAGCTTTGGGGGTATCTT GACGTTGATGGCAAAAAAGAACGACTAGAAGAAGTTAATTTGGAGCTTGAAAATCCAGAGCTGTGGAATGACCCTGATAAAGCCACTAAGATTAGTAAAGAAAAATCTGTCCTAGATGGCGTTATCAGCGTTATTGAAGGCTTAGATGCCAGTCTTGAAGATGCTGCTGCCATGCTTGAGCTTGCAGTAGAAGCTGATGATGAGAGCTTGCTTAGTGATGTGCAAGCTGAGCTTGATGCAGCGACAGCTAAAGTTGAAGATTTAGAGTTTAAGCGAATGTTTAGCGGTGAGATGGATGCTAATAACTGCTATTTAGACATACAAGCAGGCTCAGGCGGTACAGAAGCCCAAGACTGGTCAGAAATGCTGCTTAGAATGTATTTACGTTGGGCGGAGAGTAAGGGCTTTAAAGCAGATGTGGTGGAAATCTCTGATGGCAGCGTGGCAGGCATTAAGTCAGCAACGATAGCCATCAAGGGCGATTATGCTTTTGGCTGGCTACGCACTGAGATTGGCGTACATCGTTTGGTGCGTAAATCACCATTTGACAGTAACAATGGTCGCCATACGTCATTTGCTGCCGTGTTTGTGTCGCCTGAGATTGATGATAATGTGCAGATTGATATTAACCCAAGCGACTTGCGAGTAGACACCTATCGCTCAAGTGGGGCAGGCGGTCAGCATGTGAACACCACCGATTCTGCGGTGCGAATTACCCATATTCCAACCAATACGGTGGTGGCGTGCCAAAACGAGCGTAGCCAAATCAAGAACCGTGAAACGGCGATGAAAATGCTCCGCGCTAAACTTTACGAGCTTGAAATGCAAAAACGCATGGAAAAACAGCAAGCCCTAGAAGACAGCAAATCCGACATCGGTTGGGGGTCGCAAATCCGCTCTTATGTGCTTGATGACGCGCGTATTAAAGACTTACGCACAGGCGTTGAAACGAGTAACACTCAGGCAGTGCTTGATGGAGATTTGGATAAATTCATCGAAGCGAGCTTGAAAGCAGGGCTATGA
- a CDS encoding YsnF/AvaK domain-containing protein has translation MNHNTIELLEERLNVDVEKVQSGKVTLQKETRTKVVNVPVELKEEYLVIRVLSDKTANAGEVQMVDITTSTGVFINGTEIGHEPVEVLLSKDVVKVHKETFVAEEISLEKRTETSTHTVSDTVRYEELVETLTPKDNIK, from the coding sequence ATGAACCATAATACCATTGAGTTATTAGAAGAGCGTTTAAATGTTGATGTTGAAAAAGTACAATCTGGCAAAGTTACGCTTCAAAAAGAAACTCGCACAAAAGTGGTTAATGTCCCAGTAGAATTAAAAGAAGAATATTTAGTTATTCGCGTTCTTAGCGATAAGACTGCAAACGCAGGTGAAGTGCAAATGGTTGATATAACAACTTCAACTGGCGTATTTATCAATGGCACGGAGATTGGGCATGAGCCTGTTGAAGTTTTATTATCAAAAGATGTAGTCAAAGTGCATAAAGAAACATTTGTTGCTGAAGAAATCAGTCTTGAAAAACGCACCGAAACATCAACCCACACAGTTAGCGATACAGTGCGTTATGAAGAGCTGGTAGAAACACTGACACCCAAAGATAATATAAAATAA
- a CDS encoding HIT family protein: protein MHYDDTNIFAKILSGDIPSHTVYEDDKTLAFMDVMPQAKGHVLIIPKCQAVELTDLASEYACAVFKTAQKVIQAQRKALGVAGVVQMQLNGKDAGQSVFHYHMHLIPTHIHELGKHESVMADQDELAKLATKIRACIVD from the coding sequence ATGCATTATGATGATACCAATATTTTTGCTAAAATTTTATCTGGCGATATCCCAAGCCATACCGTCTATGAAGACGATAAAACGCTTGCTTTTATGGACGTTATGCCCCAAGCCAAAGGTCATGTACTTATTATCCCAAAATGCCAAGCGGTGGAGCTGACAGATTTGGCGTCCGAGTATGCTTGTGCTGTCTTTAAAACCGCCCAAAAAGTGATACAAGCCCAACGTAAAGCACTTGGCGTGGCAGGCGTGGTGCAAATGCAGCTAAACGGCAAAGACGCAGGGCAAAGCGTGTTTCATTATCATATGCACCTTATCCCTACCCATATCCATGAGCTTGGCAAGCATGAAAGCGTGATGGCAGACCAAGACGAGCTTGCTAAATTGGCAACTAAAATCCGTGCGTGTATTGTTGATTGA
- a CDS encoding WG repeat-containing protein: MKIFNIKKLGMAVAIASVALVGQTAWAYDCVQPQVSGYEYVGCLEEGLALVKQNDKWGFIDKTGKIVIPLQYDWIVGFSEGLAKVIQNDKDGYIGKYGFIDKTGKVVIPLRYDFAEGFSEGLALVKQNDKWGFIDKTGKVIAPSQYDFAWDFSEGLASVKQNGKYGFIDKTGKVIIPLQYDYASSFSEGLASVKQNGKYGFIDKTGKVVIPLQYDDAWYFSEGLASVKQNGKYGFIDKTGKVVIPLQYDDAWYFSEGLAKVEQNGKYGFIDKTGKVVIPLQYDDAWSFSEGLAIVEQNGKWGVIDKQGRRIQ, encoded by the coding sequence ATGAAAATTTTTAACATCAAAAAACTTGGTATGGCGGTTGCTATCGCAAGTGTGGCGTTAGTCGGTCAGACTGCATGGGCTTATGATTGTGTGCAACCGCAGGTTAGTGGGTATGAGTATGTAGGTTGCCTAGAAGAAGGTTTGGCGTTAGTTAAACAAAACGACAAATGGGGTTTTATTGATAAAACAGGTAAAATAGTTATTCCATTGCAGTATGATTGGATTGTTGGTTTTTCAGAAGGTTTGGCAAAAGTTATACAAAACGACAAAGATGGTTATATTGGTAAATATGGTTTTATTGATAAAACAGGAAAAGTAGTTATTCCATTGCGGTATGATTTTGCTGAGGGTTTTTCAGAAGGTTTGGCGTTAGTTAAACAAAACGACAAATGGGGTTTTATTGATAAAACAGGTAAAGTTATTGCTCCTTCGCAGTATGATTTTGCTTGGGATTTTTCAGAAGGTTTGGCGTCAGTGAAACAAAACGGCAAATATGGTTTTATTGATAAAACAGGTAAAGTTATTATTCCTTTGCAGTATGATTATGCTTCGTCTTTTTCAGAAGGTTTGGCGTCAGTGAAACAAAACGGCAAATATGGTTTTATTGATAAAACAGGAAAAGTAGTTATTCCATTGCAGTATGATGATGCTTGGTATTTTTCAGAAGGTTTGGCGTCAGTGAAACAAAACGGCAAATATGGTTTTATTGATAAAACAGGAAAAGTAGTTATTCCATTGCAGTATGATGATGCTTGGTATTTTTCAGAAGGTTTGGCAAAAGTTGAACAAAACGGCAAATATGGTTTTATTGATAAAACAGGAAAAGTAGTTATTCCTTTGCAGTATGATGATGCTTGGAGTTTTTCAGAAGGTTTGGCAATAGTTGAACAAAACGGCAAATGGGGTGTTATTGACAAACAAGGACGACGAATTCAATAA
- a CDS encoding restriction endonuclease subunit S: MVWGEFKLVDIFNVKNTFNILSKDIKPNSGSTPYLSASRENNAVSSYISYNEKYIDEGNCIFIGGKIFVLTYQEADFYSNDSHNLCLYLKESEKTTKLNQFFMITCIEKGLQNKYSWGNSISNKKNSK, encoded by the coding sequence GTGGTATGGGGAGAGTTTAAATTGGTAGATATTTTTAATGTGAAAAATACTTTTAATATATTATCAAAAGATATTAAACCAAATAGCGGCAGCACCCCTTATTTATCAGCCAGCAGAGAAAATAATGCTGTTAGTAGCTATATTTCATATAATGAAAAATATATTGATGAAGGGAATTGTATTTTTATTGGCGGCAAAATTTTTGTTTTAACCTATCAAGAAGCGGATTTTTATTCCAATGATAGCCACAATCTTTGCTTGTATTTAAAAGAAAGTGAAAAAACAACCAAATTAAATCAATTTTTTATGATAACTTGTATAGAAAAAGGCTTACAAAATAAATATTCTTGGGGAAACAGTATTAGTAATAAAAAAAATTCAAAATGA
- the tsaA gene encoding tRNA (N6-threonylcarbamoyladenosine(37)-N6)-methyltransferase TrmO — protein MQAILSDLTLPIIGYHRSPLSQKFGTPRQPNLVNIKSVIEFVAPFDTPDAFLGIENYSHLWVLWQFHHNKAQTYFRPQVRPPRLGGNDKMGVFATRSMYRPSQIGLSVVALKSVQVIDQKVILHIVGADMIDGTPIIDVKPYLPYSDSLPHAISMIDKPSIKQVQIAKQAQIQFDGLLQVNAITQEDIDSVIGLIAQDPRPAYRQHETDIVSTMRYKTVDVDFMMNKCGEMVVGNIRVIK, from the coding sequence ATGCAAGCTATCCTTTCTGATCTGACCTTGCCCATCATCGGCTATCACCGTTCGCCTTTAAGTCAAAAATTTGGTACGCCACGTCAGCCAAATTTAGTGAATATCAAATCTGTCATTGAGTTTGTCGCTCCGTTTGATACGCCAGATGCATTTTTAGGCATTGAAAATTACAGCCATCTTTGGGTGCTGTGGCAGTTTCATCATAATAAAGCCCAGACGTATTTTCGCCCGCAAGTACGTCCACCACGATTAGGCGGTAATGATAAAATGGGCGTCTTTGCCACACGTTCCATGTATCGTCCTTCACAGATTGGCTTGTCGGTGGTGGCATTAAAAAGTGTACAAGTTATTGATCAAAAAGTAATTTTGCATATTGTTGGGGCGGATATGATAGATGGTACGCCCATCATAGATGTCAAGCCGTATCTGCCTTACAGTGATAGCTTGCCCCATGCCATCAGTATGATTGATAAACCAAGCATAAAGCAGGTGCAGATTGCAAAGCAGGCACAAATTCAGTTTGATGGGCTGTTACAGGTAAATGCCATCACCCAAGAAGACATTGATAGTGTTATAGGTCTAATCGCCCAAGACCCACGCCCAGCCTATCGCCAACACGAAACCGACATCGTCTCTACCATGCGATATAAGACGGTGGACGTGGATTTTATGATGAATAAATGTGGGGAGATGGTGGTGGGGAATATTAGGGTTATTAAATAA
- a CDS encoding ferredoxin--NADP reductase encodes MSKFIHETVTYVHHWTDRLFTIKTTRADSLRFRNGEFAMIGLEVDGKPLVRAYSIASPNYAEELEFYSIKVQDGPLTSRLQHIQVGDKLLVSKKPTGTLVLDDLAGGKHLYMLATGTGLAPFLSLCRDPEVYERFDKVILVHGVREVADLSYRDMFENELPNDEIFGEWVREKFIYYPTVTREEFKNQGRITDLLKSGKLFDDIGLPPMNKDDDRVMICGSMAMNADTCAILDEFGLSVSPRMGVPADYVVERAFVG; translated from the coding sequence ATGTCAAAATTTATCCATGAAACTGTAACTTACGTCCACCACTGGACCGACCGCTTATTTACCATCAAAACCACCCGAGCTGATAGCTTGCGATTTCGCAATGGAGAATTTGCCATGATTGGGCTTGAAGTGGACGGCAAGCCTTTGGTGCGAGCTTACTCTATCGCAAGTCCCAACTACGCTGAAGAGCTTGAATTTTATTCTATCAAAGTGCAAGACGGTCCTTTGACATCTCGTTTACAGCACATTCAAGTGGGTGATAAGTTATTAGTAAGTAAAAAGCCCACAGGCACACTCGTACTTGATGATTTGGCAGGGGGTAAGCACTTATATATGCTTGCCACAGGCACAGGGCTTGCACCGTTTTTATCTTTATGCCGAGATCCTGAAGTGTACGAGCGTTTTGATAAAGTTATTTTAGTGCATGGTGTGCGTGAAGTAGCAGATTTATCGTATCGTGACATGTTTGAAAATGAACTACCCAACGATGAAATTTTTGGCGAATGGGTGCGTGAAAAATTCATCTACTACCCCACCGTAACTCGTGAAGAGTTTAAAAACCAAGGGCGTATTACTGACCTACTAAAATCAGGCAAACTCTTTGATGATATTGGTTTGCCACCGATGAATAAAGACGATGATCGTGTGATGATTTGTGGCTCTATGGCGATGAATGCTGATACTTGTGCGATATTGGACGAGTTTGGCTTGAGTGTTTCACCACGCATGGGGGTGCCTGCTGATTATGTAGTAGAGCGAGCGTTTGTGGGTTAA